TTCCTGTCACAAGACATGTCAGGGTGGCATTGGTGCCAAAGTCGTTCTGGTACTGACTTTGGGGAATATTGACAGTCAATATATCTGTTTGTAAGTAAAGAATTATTTTGTTAGGAGTATTTAAGAGTATTTTCATCTGTGAAGACCTAGATGCAGTTTGTCTCAAAAATTATTGGACAGAATCCTAAATAACATTTTCTATCAGTTTAATGGGCATTTTCTTAAGAGTAAAATCAAGACAGATTTTTGCTGACTTGCAAACATTTTAGGCTTATTTTGGAGAAGTTACAAAAGGCAATAATTGTATCATCTTGACGGTGTGACATAAACAAAAGGCAACAATCACAGTAAGCTTcctaagaaataaaaataaagcattCGTTTACAAATATTActaataatttaagaaatggttagaaacatgcagtaaaattgctaatatcttttatttaatacttatatttttcaattatcatAATAATGGGTCTAATATTTTGTAGAATTATTTGTGGGGGCAAAGCAACCATCAAATCAATACCTCAATAGGACAGGAGAAGTTAATTTTAACTGTCTGAAccctaaatatatatttatgaaggaaatttaacatttctaaatacatgtagattctTTAAATTTGAACCCCCCCAAAATCCAAGTTCATGCTTAAATAATATAACTAGTAAAAAGTATCAGCCATGCATACTGATCATTCATATAGTAAACTTTTATTGACATTCCCTGAACTAagacaattatatttaaaattaagaaataaaaatgttagatTATGAAAAGCTTGCATGTCaagatcaatttaaaaattttaaacaacatgCTTTTGTCAAAGAACTCTTTAATCTTTTGAGACATACCTCCCAGCACATCCAAAAATGTTTGTGAACTTTGAGATGTTCCCACAGAATTAGTTGCTGAGCAGACGTAATATCCTTCATCAGCATTAGAAGCACTGAGAACTGTAAGTGATGGGTTGCTGACAGTAGATCCACTATACTTATCAGTTATAGATATATCCACATTTACAGGGTTACCGTTAACAATTCTATACCATTGTACCGTTGTATGTGTTGGATTGGCGGTTACTGTACACtccaaaataacaaaacttccATGGTTCACTGTGTAGACCGACTGCTTAACTCTCACAACAGGAACACCTGGTCAAAAAGTTAGTTTTGTTAAAACACTGATGACTAATCAAATAATGTTAATGAAAAAACTGGCCAGATGAAAGGTCAACTTGACCatgataacatttaattttcaactCTCAGAAATGTATGCTGCCTGCATTTATCATTTCAAATCTTTGATATCCAGTATTAATATGACATAAATTAATGTCATTTCTGTACAtgatgttgaaaaatataatcagCAAAACAAACATGCATcaagttataattttttacagttgttttagaattttatatatatatatacaggtaaattaaatattCGAAAAAAACATTGCACAAACAAACACTAGTAATTTGCATACAATTTACATACAGTTTACATACAATTTACATACAGTTTACATACAGTTTACATACAATTTACATACCTCCTGTGACCTCCAGATTTACTGGCTGACTGTTTGAGGTTCCTTCAGCATTAGTGGCAGTACAAACATAAGTAGCCTTGTCACTTTGATCAGCGTTACTAATCGTTAGAGAAGGTGATGTCACTGTAGACCCTCCATACTTCCCATTGCCATTAGAAACACTAATATCTGTTGGTACACCAAGGATGTATTTCTTCCATACTACAGCTGTAGCACTGGGTGTACCACTCCAGGAACAGACCATCTGTATACTGCTTCCCTGCTGAACTGTGTACTTAGCCTGTGGTACATTGACAGTCAGCAAacctaaaaatatgaaaagaataaTTTTGAACGATGGATATAATAGCAGACAATATGCGCTGAATGCCATACTTTTTCCTTCAactgtttacttttttcatattgtgacttggacggagagttgtctcgttggcactcgtaccacatcttcttatttcaatataaagttCTGTGAatctgtttttcatttataacatgattttatataatttttataaaaaaatttgacaaaacaaaacatggcTTTTACCTTGTTAGTGATTGCATATCATTGTtattcaaacataaatacaaattgtGCGCCAAAATAGCATGGTCACAGTAAAATAAATTCTGACTAATGACCCTTACCTCCGATGACATCCAGGAAAACAGAAGCACTTTGACCAGTTCCCAGACTATTAGTAGCTGAACATACATAGTTTCCTTCATcattctttatattggtatttGTTATGGTTAGAGATGGAGTATCTACAGTAGAACCTGAGTATTTCTCATTAGAACTGGCAACATTTATCAGTGTATCGACACCATTAATGGTCTTTGTCCAGATAATGTTGTTGGCTGAAGGAGTAGCAGTGACCTGACACTGAATGGTGATTGTCTGACCATAAGATACTGTGTAGGGAGGGTTTAGTATCACTACTGTAGggatatctgaaaatataaagttttatttagaAGTGAGACTTTATTAATTCGACACAGCAAATACATTATTTGAAAACTTTATAATGGTCTGACATGGAAGCTTAAATTTTATCTACAATTTAACgaaattaaagattttgtaaagtttttttgtaaaatgactaaaaaactaattttagaAAATCCTTAAAGCTCAAGTTTCcttataaatttttcaaattcctGGTATACTCTTATTATAGTCAAGTCAGTTCAAGAGAATAATCAGTACAAAATAATAGATAAATCTAGTCCCTTTCCGTTCTAGTGTTCTCAACTAAAGATTTTCCTACTTGAACTCATGTAAGTTCTAAGTCTACGAAAAATATGATGTATAATACAATGACTACCTACCTCCAATAACATTAAGATTAGTAGTTTGACTCTGAGCTGTCCCTGCAGCATTGGTAGCCGTACATATATAATTAGCACTGTCTGTTTCCCCAGCATTATGTATGGTTAGTGTTGGTGTAGTCACTGTAGATCCAGAGTATTTACCATTACTGGTGGCAACGTTTATATCCTGTGTTACACTTCTTCCAACTGTTATCTTCTTCCATTGAACAGAAAAGGCAGCTGGGGTACCAGTTACTTTACAGACGAGCTGTATGTCCTGACCGGCAGGTACAGAGTACTGGTTTGACGGAATAGTAACGGTCAGTAATCCTACAATCAAACAACCATATAATTAACATactacttttttcattttttggacaacaattaaaataattgtccAAATCATCAAAATGTATTTGACCACTACATTCACTActaaaaaatatgaactttaaTTGTGCCTTTATGAAAAGCTTTtactttttgaaagattttgatttgattttaaatcattCATGTTTGAGCTCCATtagtaaaaataaatctgtaaaaaaaagtttagattTGATATATTAAAGCAACAAAGAAATGTGTATAAATTatgaattacaaataaatgtatgaaatattcaattaaaatattatttatcaacTTACCACCGATTACATCCAAGAAACTTGAGAAACTTTGGCCAGTTCCAATAGCATTGGTAGCTGTACATATATAGTTGGTCTCATCCGCGGCAACAGCATTGTTTATGACCAAATCAGGTGAGTTCAAACTTGATCCAGAAAATTTCCCACCGGAGTTTGTTATATCTATATCTTGTAAAGTTCCTTGTGTAAATCTTTTCCATTGGACAGAAGTATGCAATGGATTAGCCTGTATACTACATGGAATTATAACATTCCCGCCAAAATTAACTGAGTATGTCCTGGCTGGAATTTGCACAACTGGAACATCTGaggttaaaagaaaatatttagtttatGAACACTATATTGCATgttataaaagaacaaaatcaaaatattgagaaaaacatctgagtttttaaatttaattgctACTGCAAAACTTATGCATCATATGTCCTTTGACACAAATCtaactgaaaaataataataaaagagtAGGCATGGAACTTCTCTGGATGGAAAAAGAAgttatttttactaaaaaatggaaaattgaattttatcaTAACTGAACAGTGAAAGCTAACAATTCAAAAAATGTAAGTGTTAGTTAAACTTACTTCCATACACACTGAGAAAAGTTTCCTGGCTGGAGGAGGTTCCCACCACATTTGTAGCTGTACACTGATAATTGGCTGAGTCTGATTTCACTGCATTATGAATGGTTAAAGCGGGTGTAGATTTTGATGACCCAGCGTACTTTCCTCCCCCACTCGCTATGTCGATATCAGTGGTAATAGTATTCTGAATCCTTTTCCAAATAACTTGTGTTGCAGCAGGAAGACCAGACAATATACACGGGATGGTTATAGAGTTGGCAACCTGAACACTGTATGGTCCTGTTGGTATGGTCACCGTCAGCAAACCTGTAATCACAACAAattgttctattatatattatcaaacaaaagataaataataGATATATGTACCAAACATCAGTAATAGCACTTCTTACATTCCTTAGGTCCACGCTTTAAATTCTCAAAAccagtttatatattttacattgcaCTATAAGGAGCTTCCCTTTATAAtccttatttttaatttgcacCAACAAAActaatcttcaatttttttcaatttcacctcagatttataaaaaaagtttagttAGGTTGAAATGTTGCTATTTGATTTCTAAATCTCAGACTGCTATTTTTGTAACTATCCGATTAaccattctttttaaaaaaaaattaagtattaCCATTATTTTCACCATGACAATTATTCAAAGAAGAACTTGAATTTACCCTAACCTCTCTGAATAcacaattgtaaaaattaaatctactatttttttttacctccaACAATATCAAGTACTGTAGATGAACTGTTCCCAATGCCAATACTATTTTGAGCACTACACATGTA
This is a stretch of genomic DNA from Mytilus trossulus isolate FHL-02 chromosome 6, PNRI_Mtr1.1.1.hap1, whole genome shotgun sequence. It encodes these proteins:
- the LOC134721945 gene encoding hemicentin-1-like, which encodes MVSWTKTKAGGSTENVDLSNTAKYSGSRIGSPSLTIKSAVTSDEATYVCSATNSIGQGSSSGTVLNVVGGLLTVTVLQTSYSVLLGNTATLGCSWSGIPSASFITWQKLANNVNRATNNVAADIKVGASNGKYVGATVSSPSLIITNVDNDDKAQYICTATNTAGRAFSDRTSLDVTGTIPQVQILQDSYSANYGTSITLDCIVTAVPLHTVVTWRKTKSGTATNINIAASSGKYSGGTVISPSLVINNAILDDEASYMCSAQNSIGIGNSSSTVLDIVGGLLTVTIPTGPYSVQVANSITIPCILSGLPAATQVIWKRIQNTITTDIDIASGGGKYAGSSKSTPALTIHNAVKSDSANYQCTATNVVGTSSSQETFLSVYGNVPVVQIPARTYSVNFGGNVIIPCSIQANPLHTSVQWKRFTQGTLQDIDITNSGGKFSGSSLNSPDLVINNAVAADETNYICTATNAIGTGQSFSSFLDVIGGLLTVTIPSNQYSVPAGQDIQLVCKVTGTPAAFSVQWKKITVGRSVTQDINVATSNGKYSGSTVTTPTLTIHNAGETDSANYICTATNAAGTAQSQTTNLNVIGDIPTVVILNPPYTVSYGQTITIQCQVTATPSANNIIWTKTINGVDTLINVASSNEKYSGSTVDTPSLTITNTNIKNDEGNYVCSATNSLGTGQSASVFLDVIGGLLTVNVPQAKYTVQQGSSIQMVCSWSGTPSATAVVWKKYILGVPTDISVSNGNGKYGGSTVTSPSLTISNADQSDKATYVCTATNAEGTSNSQPVNLEVTGGVPVVRVKQSVYTVNHGSFVILECTVTANPTHTTVQWYRIVNGNPVNVDISITDKYSGSTVSNPSLTVLSASNADEGYYVCSATNSVGTSQSSQTFLDVLGDILTVNIPQSQYQNDFGTNATLTCLVTGSPPATNVYWTKSHAGGTSTNIDMTKTNKYGGSSVNNPSLIISKVDTNDEGDYICWATNAVGTAQSSSTNLKISGSK